The following proteins are encoded in a genomic region of Cryptomeria japonica chromosome 11, Sugi_1.0, whole genome shotgun sequence:
- the LOC131860372 gene encoding brassinosteroid-responsive RING protein 1-like yields MGFPVGFGSIAIPRVLLYTASAMDYLNNLICCFLSALQLSRTQQVESYSWQELSEFSSTISSTSGEMIKHKLPLIMFRNVAGKLTEIEKDIVCAVCLSPFEEEDEIRELCNCSHIFHRDCLDKWIDNHKDSCPFCRCPLLEPTVFFSI; encoded by the coding sequence ATGGGATTTCCAGTGGGTTTCGGCAGCATTGCTATTCCCAGAGTGCTGTTATACACAGCATCAGCCATGGACTATTTAAACAACCTCATATGTTGTTTTCTTTCAGCTCTCCAACTGAGCAGGACGCAACAAGTTGAGAGCTATTCGTGGCAAGAATTGTCAGAATTTTCCTCTACCATTTCTTCCACATCAGGTGAGATGATAAAACACAAGTTGCCTCTTATTATGTTTCGAAATGTTGCAGGCAAATTGACTGAGATTGAGAAGGACATTGTGTGCGCTGTCTGCTTGAGCCCCTTCGAAGAAGAAGACGAAATCCGAGAGCTGTGCAATTGCAGTCACATATTTCATAGGGATTGTTTGGATAAATGGATTGATAACCATAAGGATTCCTGCCCTTTCTGCAGATGTCCTCTGCTTGAACCAactgtttttttttcaatttaa